From one Xiphophorus hellerii strain 12219 chromosome 18, Xiphophorus_hellerii-4.1, whole genome shotgun sequence genomic stretch:
- the tekt1 gene encoding tektin-1, which translates to MSVLDVSIPKFDGPDLLNAEVVLNRSELFRAECKRLISESESACIRMQDGDSKRLDQRVRDIQFLKKEVELKLEELIPEIDALEALQSRVVKALAMNQDAMKVTLLCLEARRKRAPSDRVHDAVDAELLKECSMFQEVTGLLQIVLEQIAEQIRLNRSAKFYLEQDLKEKFQAQNIDNSCALMTMQTIPNMQLSKKNITMLSSATVSPKQWENISDLNIARAEQQKNNSLSLRALVESLLAQSADDMQKQFRSTNEALQLNIQLLKAAKTQLEDKLPKVICEISNIQRIREDLLAAVAESEQFLSLAQARLLLRKERPGKEQCLDAPQVQLLAEVEQLNLHITKLREELAQSEEEQRALVRCQLELQENIDIKTNSLYIDEVVCMQLREPIVICHV; encoded by the exons ATGTCTGTCCTAGACGTGAGTATTCCGAAATTTGATGGACCTGATCTCCTCAATGCTGAGGTTGTCCTGAACCGCTCTGAGCTCTTTCGAGCAGAGTGCAAGAGGCTCATATCGGAGTCTGAGAGCGCATGTATCCGTATGCAAGATGGTGACAGTAAGCGCCTTG ATCAGCGGGTCAGAgacattcagtttttaaagaagGAAGTGGAGCTGAAGCTCGAAGAGCTTATTCCAGAGATTGATGCCCTTGAAGCCTTACAGAGCAGAGTGGTGAAGGCCCTGGCGATGAACCAAGACGCAATGAAAGTCACTCTTCTCTGTCTGGAGGCGAG AAGGAAACGGGCCCCTTCTGACAGGGTGCATGATGCGGTGGATGCCGAGCTGCTGAAAGAATGTTCAATGTTTCAGGAAGTGACAGGTCTACTTCAGATTGTGCTAGAGCAGATTGCTGAGCAGATACG TCTGAACAGGTCTGCTAAGTTCTATTTAGAACAGGATCTGAAGGAGAAATTTCAAGCTCAAAACATTGACAACTCTTGTGCTTTGATGACCATGCAGACAATCCCTAATATGCAACTCTCCAAGAAAAACATCACTATGCTGTCAAG CGCAACAGTTAGCCCAAAGCAGTGGGAGAACATCTCAGACCTCAACATAGCCAGGGCAGAGCAGCAGAAGAATAACTCTTTGTCTCTGCGCGCTCTGGTGGAGTCTCTGCTGGCGCAATCGGCTGACGACATGCAGAAGCAGTTCAGGTCTACTAATGAAGCCTTGCAGCTCAACATTCAGCTGCTCAAGGCTGCCAAGACCCAACTGGAAGATAAGCTTCCCAAG GTCATATGTGAGATCAGCAACATTCAGAGGATCAGAGAGGATCTGCTAGCAGCTGTCGCAGAGAGTGAACAGTTCCTGAGTTTGGCCCAGGCCCGGCTCCTTCTGCGCAAAGAGAGGCCTGGCAAAGAGCAGTGTCTCGACGCACCCCAGGTCCAGCTCCTCGCCGAGGTTGAGCAGCTCAACCTTCACATCACCAA ACTGCGTGAGGAATTGGCTCAGTctgaggaggagcagagggCGCTGGTTCGCTGccagctggagctgcaggaaaacattGACATCAAAACCAACTCTCTCTACATTGATGAGGTCGTCTGCATGCAGCTTAGGGAACCCATCGTCATTTGCCACGTCTGA